A genomic region of Mustela erminea isolate mMusErm1 chromosome 12, mMusErm1.Pri, whole genome shotgun sequence contains the following coding sequences:
- the RPL35 gene encoding 60S ribosomal protein L35, which yields MAKIKARDLRGKKKEELLKQLEDLKVELSQLRVAKVTGGAASKLSKIRVVRKSIARVLTVINQTQKENLRKFYKGKKYKPLDLRPKKTRAMRRRLNKHEENLKTKKQQRKERLYPLRKYAVKA from the exons GCCAAGATTAAGGCTCGAGACCTTCGCGGCAAGAAGAAGGAGGAGCTGCTTAAACAGCTGGAAGACCTGAAGGTGGAGCTGTCCCAGCTGCGCGTCGCCAAAGTGACAGGCGGCGCCGCTTCCAAGCTCTCCAAGAT CCGAGTTGTTCGCAAATCCATCGCCCGTGTTCTCACAGTCATCAACCAGACGCAGAAAGAGAACCTCAGGAAATTTTACAAG GGTAAGAAGTACAAGCCCCTGGATCTGCGGCCCAAGAAGACGCGTGCCATGCGCCGGCGGCTGAACAAGCACGAGGAGAACCTGAAGACCAAGAAGCAACAGCGGAAGGAGCGGCTATACCCGCTGCGGAAATACGCCGTCAAAGCCTGA
- the WDR38 gene encoding WD repeat-containing protein 38 isoform X2 — translation MNSGAPGPLAVERVKFFGRHRGEVNSSAFSPDGQRLLTASEDGCVYGWETHSGQLLWRLSGHTGPVKFCRFSPDGRLFATTSCDCTIRLWDAAEAKCLHVLKGHQRSVETVSFSPDSKQLASGGWDKRVMLWEVQATGSWDSTICIWDLRMETPVIFPHELEGHSGNISCLCYSASGLLASGSWDKTIHIWKPSTRSLLVQLKGHVTWVKSIAFSPDESQLVSAGYSRTVKVWDCNTGKCIETLKGVLDVAYACAFTPDGKLLVSGAAD, via the exons ATGAACAGCGGGGCCCCAGGGCCGCTGGCCGTGGAGAGAGTGAAATTCTTCGGCCGGCACCGTGGGGAG GTCAACTCCTCCGCCTTCTCTCCAGATGGCCAGAGGCTGCTGACAGCATCTGAGGATGGCTGTGTGTATGGCTGGGAGACCCACAGCGGGCAGCTGCTGTGGAGGCTGAGTGGCCACACAG GTCCCGTGAAGTTCTGCCGCTTCTCCCCTGATGGCCGCCTTTTTGCCACTACCTCTTGTGACTGTACCATCCGCCTGTGGGATGCAGCAGAAGCTAAGTGTCTGCATGTCCTAAAGG GTCACCAGCGGAGTGTGGAGACGGTCAGCTTCAGCCCTGACTCAAAGCAGCTGGCATCAGGTGGCTGGGACAAGCGGGTGATGCTCTGGGAAGTGCAG GCCACTGGCTCCTGGGACTCCACTATTTGCATCTGGGACCTGCGGATGGAGACCCCGGTAATATTCCCCCACGAGCTGGAGGGCCACAGTGGTAACATCAGCTGCCTGTGCTACTCGGCATCCGGCCTCCTG GCTTCTGGCTCCTGGGATAAGACTATCCACATCTGGAAGCCCTCTACCAGAAGCCTGCTTGTTCAGCTCAAGGGCCACGTTACCTGGGTGAAGAGCATAGCTTTCTCCCCGGATGAGTCACAGCTGGTCAGTGCTGGCTACTCCCGCACG gtTAAAGTCTGGGACTGCAACACAGGAAAATGCATTGAGACCCTGAAG GGAGTCCTGGACGTGGCCTATGCTTGTGCCTTCACCCCAGATGGGAAACTCTTAGTGTCCGGAGCTGCTGACTAA
- the WDR38 gene encoding WD repeat-containing protein 38 isoform X1, with amino-acid sequence MNSGAPGPLAVERVKFFGRHRGEVNSSAFSPDGQRLLTASEDGCVYGWETHSGQLLWRLSGHTGPVKFCRFSPDGRLFATTSCDCTIRLWDAAEAKCLHVLKGHQRSVETVSFSPDSKQLASGGWDKRVMLWEVQSGQMLRHLGGHQDAIQSSDFAPSSDFLATGSWDSTICIWDLRMETPVIFPHELEGHSGNISCLCYSASGLLASGSWDKTIHIWKPSTRSLLVQLKGHVTWVKSIAFSPDESQLVSAGYSRTVKVWDCNTGKCIETLKGVLDVAYACAFTPDGKLLVSGAAD; translated from the exons ATGAACAGCGGGGCCCCAGGGCCGCTGGCCGTGGAGAGAGTGAAATTCTTCGGCCGGCACCGTGGGGAG GTCAACTCCTCCGCCTTCTCTCCAGATGGCCAGAGGCTGCTGACAGCATCTGAGGATGGCTGTGTGTATGGCTGGGAGACCCACAGCGGGCAGCTGCTGTGGAGGCTGAGTGGCCACACAG GTCCCGTGAAGTTCTGCCGCTTCTCCCCTGATGGCCGCCTTTTTGCCACTACCTCTTGTGACTGTACCATCCGCCTGTGGGATGCAGCAGAAGCTAAGTGTCTGCATGTCCTAAAGG GTCACCAGCGGAGTGTGGAGACGGTCAGCTTCAGCCCTGACTCAAAGCAGCTGGCATCAGGTGGCTGGGACAAGCGGGTGATGCTCTGGGAAGTGCAG TCTGGCCAGATGCTGCGCCACTTGGGAGGGCACCAAGACGCCATCCAGAGCAGTGACTTCGCACCCAGCTCAGACTTCCTG GCCACTGGCTCCTGGGACTCCACTATTTGCATCTGGGACCTGCGGATGGAGACCCCGGTAATATTCCCCCACGAGCTGGAGGGCCACAGTGGTAACATCAGCTGCCTGTGCTACTCGGCATCCGGCCTCCTG GCTTCTGGCTCCTGGGATAAGACTATCCACATCTGGAAGCCCTCTACCAGAAGCCTGCTTGTTCAGCTCAAGGGCCACGTTACCTGGGTGAAGAGCATAGCTTTCTCCCCGGATGAGTCACAGCTGGTCAGTGCTGGCTACTCCCGCACG gtTAAAGTCTGGGACTGCAACACAGGAAAATGCATTGAGACCCTGAAG GGAGTCCTGGACGTGGCCTATGCTTGTGCCTTCACCCCAGATGGGAAACTCTTAGTGTCCGGAGCTGCTGACTAA